GTGTGCTGAGTCCCATCGCTACGCCTCTCCAGATCACCGCTACCAGGGCGCCAAAAATACCCAGGATAATAAAGGAAGAAAATGCACCGCGGTACTTACCCCCTTTCATGCCTATCCTCGCCGCTTCGTTGGTGCGTTGACGGTAGCGTGCTATCTCAAAATATTCGTTGGCAAAAGCCTTTACATTCATGATACCCTGTAATGTTTCTTCCACAACTGTATTGGCTGCGGCCACCTGTTCCTGTACCTGTTTGGAAAAGCGGCGGATAAATTTTCCGAAAACTACAGCCGCTACCATCATGATGGGTAGAATGGCCAGCATAAAGGCTGTGAGCTTCCAGGAAGTGATCAGCAAAATCACAATTCCCCCTACAATGATGATCATCTGTCGGATAAATTCTGCCAGTGTGGTCGTAAATGTTTCCTGCAACAGGGAGATATCGGAAGAGATACGGCTACTCAGTTCTCCTACCCTTCTTTCCAGGAAAAATTTCATGGGCAGTTTGATCAGGTGGCTGTAAATCGTCTGACGCAGCATGGCCAGCGTCTTCTCGGTTACATTTACAAACAGGATGATACGGAAAAAAGAAAAGATGGATTGTGCTACCAGTACAGCCAGTAACAAGAGTCCTGCTTTATTCATGCCATGAAGCAGGTCGGTGCTGCTTTTCGGGTCTACTAGCTGACCTAACAGCTTGGGGAATGCGAGACCTGCCAGACTGGAAACAAGCAGGAAAAACAGGCCCAGTGCAAACTGTGGCCAGTATGGTTTCACATAATGAAACAGGCGGAATGTTTTCTTGAGGGACGCCATTTTTAGGCGTTGCTTAGGCGTATCTGTACCGGTATCTCTTTGCATCAGGATAAAGTCTTTGTTACAGGGAGACGATGAAGTAACAAAGATATTGTATAAAAAACTGCCTTACTACGGATTAGTTGTTGCTAACCTTAGTAAGGCAGTTATCCTGCTTGTTTGCACCGATGGCCATCGGGTAACAGTGTATTACTGCGGCCTGCGGTTTCCATCTTTTGTAGAGTCACCGGCGCCGGTACCAAAGCGGGCAGAATCTTCGCCCGGATTAATGGCACCCGGAGGAGCCTGTGCTCCCGGAACGGTGTCTGGCATTAGCGCAGCCGTATCCGGCATTGTTGACTCGGAGTTTATACCGGTCGAATCTGCATTCTGATTGGCTCCATTGCCACACGACATGAGCATGAGCGTTGAAACCCCTGCTGCCAGAAGGATGTTTGATACTTTCATACGGAACATTTAAAAGGTGAAGTAAATAGGTCAGATATGGTTAACAGTCTTCCCCTTTAAAATGCTGCTATAAATGAGCAGTATCAGGTTTGGTAACCATTGTATCCACCGGGATAACACTGGTGCTATCCACTTTGGGCATTGTTACGGCGGCAGAATCGGCTTCCTTTGCGCTCTCCCTGCTACTGTTACATGCCAGGAGAAAGATACTGAGGACACCGGTTATGCAGATAACCATGCAGGATTTATATAATAAAGGTTTCATAAGCCCACAAAATTTAATGTTAGTGTTAGATAGATTCCGTCATACGACAGCTATTTTAGGTGAAGGAAAGAATTGTGCCAACCCTTACATTTGTGAGGAGATATTTTAAAAGAGGTAACACTTATAGTGATCATATAGAAAGATCCGGTATTGATACAGGTTTTGATGAACAACTATATGGGGAAATCGTAGCAAAAGGGAACAATTAGATGACTTTTTGCTACACAATTTCAGGTACAAAATTATTTTAGTATGCCTTCTTATGCAGACCTGCCTTTACACTACGGTCATGTTCCACCATGGCTGGCAAAGCGGATGAGCCTTTTAGGCGGCGCTATTGTAGAGGCGATAGTGACAGATTATGGTAAAGGTGAAGTTGTAAGACGGCTCAGTGATCCCTGCTGGTTTCAGGCCCTGGGGTGTGTATTGGGGATGGACTGGCATTCATCAGGGATCACCACCAGCGTGATGGGCGCGCTGAAAAAGGCCCTCAATCCTCGTTCGGGGGAACTGGGTATTTACATCTGTGGAGGGAAAGGTCGCCACAGTCGTCAAACCCCGGCGGAGCTGATGGCCATTGCTGAAAGAACTGGTCTGCCTGGTGAGCAACTCGTGCGCAGCAGCAAGCTAACAGCCAAAGTAGATAATACCGCCATCCAGGATGGCTTTCAACTATACCTGCACTCTTTTATTCTGTCAGATGAAGGAGAATGGGCCGTGGTGCAACAGGGCATGAATGACGCCAGTAGTATGGCAAGACGGTACCACTGGCATTCTTCAGCCTTTCAGTCTTTTACAGAAGCACCACATACTTTTATTTACGGTCACAACCAAGGGCTTATTCTTAATCTCACAGATCTGCATGCCGACCAGACCAAAGCCGGTATAATGCAGGTACTGAAAGAAAAGCCGGCTCATCTGCTTCCAGAAATACGCCACCTCCTGATGCCATCGCACCATGATGTGCGCGCGGAAAATGTGAACCTGAAGCGACTGGGGAGCGTGCTCGCACTGGCGCATGATACCAACCCCGCTAATTTTGAAGCCCTGCTCATGCTGGAAGGCGTAGGCCCGAGAACGTTACAGTCACTGACACTTGTGAGTGAAGTGATTCACGGCACCCCCTCCCGTTTTGAGGACCCGGCCCGCTTTTCGTTTGCCCATGGAGGTAAGGACGGGCATCCATTCCCGGTTCCCATCAAGGTGTATGATGAAACCATTCATACACTCAGGGAAGCACTGGACAAAGCTAGGATAGGACAGTCCGACAAACAGGACGCTATAAAAAAGCTCTCCCGGCTCGCCATGCAAATAGAAAAAGATTTTGAACCGAATGCCAATTTCGACAAGGTAATAGAACAGGAACGCCGCAACTCCTGGCAATATGGGGGCAGAACCGTTTTCGGGAAAGCCACTAAACCAAAAGGCGGTGAGCAGCTTGAATTATTCTGATAAACTACGGAGACCATGATAAATTATAATGAACTCAGCGTACCGGAAGCAACCATCCTTCAAAAGGAAATGCGGGATAAAGTGATCATCCAGCCCTACAATGGTCCTGTTAATTATATAGCTGGTGCTGATATTTCATTCAATAAATTCAGTACAACGGTATACGCCGGTATTGTGCTGCTTCGTTTTCCGGAACTCACACCGGTTGGTTATAGCCTGGTAAAGAAAGAGGTGACTTTTCCCTATGTACCCGGCTTCCTGGCTTTCCGGGAAGTGCCCGCACTGCTGGATGCCTGGGAGCAATTGCCGCAGAAACCGGATGTGTTGGTGGTAGATGGTCATGGTATTGCGCATCCTCGTCGCATGGGTATTGCATCGCATTTTGGCGTGCTGACCAACCACCCTACTATTGGCAGTGCCAAGAAAAAACTTTTTGGCGCTTATGAAGAACCGGGTCCTAACCGTGGCGACTATACGCCACTGACAGATAAGCAAGGTATGGTGATGGGTAGTGTGCTGCGCAGCAAGCAAAAGGTGAAACCTATCTTTGTATCGCCCGGCCACCTGATGGATGTTGCAGGCAGTTTGCAGCTCATTCTGCAATGTGTGCAACGCTATCGTTTACCGGAACCTACACGCCTGGCGCATAATGCCGTGAACCAGTTCCGGCTGGGTACTTTGCCGGAAGGTTATTCGGAAGCCAGTTAAAATTGCACCCAGGCCAGGCAAGCTTTTCTTTCCGTCCCCTTTCTGCTGATCATAACGGTGGCATATACACGATTTTGCGCCTGGTAATCAGCGGCGCCCATCATACAATAATATCCTTTTGTTACTTCGGGTGTGCCAAACAGGAATAGTCTTTCCATTTTACCATTATAAAAACGATAGCAAACAAAATTCGCGTCAGCCGTGTATTTCAGCGGCTTGCGCGCTTTCTCCTGTCCGCCTGTTTCCAGGTATTGCAGATAGTCATTGAACACTATAAACGCAGCATTGGGAGAAGCGATATAATCGTAAGATAAATAAGTATTGGTGTTGATGGCGGCGATTTTATTCCGGAAAATCCATTCACTTTTTTCGCGGCGTTGCTGATAGAAAGGTTCACATATACCGGTGATGGCCTGGTACTTGGAAACAGCCAGCGTGGTGTTTTCCCGGCCGGAGGAATCCAATTGTGCAATGCCGATGTCGCCCAGGTTGGTGTGCAGTTTATTGATTTGTGTATTCCCCTGTTTAAAGCGGGTGAGGTTTTCCATGAGCAGGGTGCTGTTGCCATCTTCGTTTAGGAGTAACCGTTGAGGAGCGCCTTTATAATCATCTTTATAGCCCAGGTTCACCTGCGCATTCTTGGAAAGTTCGGGGAACGAGAGCTGTACCTGTTTCCGCAGTTTGCCGGAGCCCGCAAGCAGGGTGTTCATAAAGATACCGCTGTTACCATCCGTCTTTCGGCCCGGTATGTACAGGAGCATGCGCACCTCCTGTGTAGCCGGGACTGGCTGCACATATCCGCTTACATCACCAGCGTTAGCGGTATAGTCCAGCACCTGGTGGGCAAAGGTAGCCGAGTCCGGCGATAGCATAGAGAAGATCACTTTTGACAAGGGCGCTGTTCCTTTCTTTTTTGCATTAAAACCTACCGTGGCCAGGTATACCTTTTCCCGGCCCTGTACGGCCATATTGATATAACTGAAATAGCTATACGCAGTGTCGGGCAAATAGTACCAACCCTTATTGATCAGTTCATGTTCCGGTGAAAAATGCAACACCTGTATGCGTTCCCGGATGCTGTCGTTGCGCTGGATTTCGGCGCCCGAAAAAAAGGCCACGGCATAATAATCACTATGTGGATCTTTCTCCACAAAACAATCGTGCGATGCCAGGTTCTCCTGTACATACACGCTCCGGTGTTGAATCGTAGGCAGTTCTCCCAGTTTATCTTCCCGTAATAATTTCCCTGTTTGCGGGTCCAGTACCAGCCGGAAGAATACCGGTGTATATTTTACAATCTGTTGCAGAAAGACAACCGGTTGCCCGTTTATTTCATAGATACCATCTATTTCTGTAGACTCCAGATCAGCCGCATTCCACTGTGTTCCTCCTACAATGCTATCCATTGCTACCAGCTCCCGCTGCGGGTTGTAAACGCTTATGCGGATGCCCTCCTTCTTTGAAAAATGCAGGTAGACGGTATTACCGTTTTTCAGTTGCATTAATTTATCCCATCCATCGCCAGGTTCCTCAAACGACGGCCCCAATGTAACAATGGGTACCTGTGCTGATAACGTTATGATCCCTGCGCACAACAGCAATAGTAAAAAGGCTGGTCTGAAGTAGTTCATTTTTACATAAATTAATAATTTCAAATATATGTAAAAAATAACTATGATTGAGATGATTTTAGGGAAGCCGCTCCAGACCCGGACCTCCTTCCCTATCCATCCTGAAAATCAACAGCATACTGCTCCTAATGACCTTCATGTTCTCCGCTGTTCTTCATCTTCGCCAACAGGTCATAAGCGCCTGTTATCACAACTGTTTTATCGGGTATGTCATCCCGGAAGATCACTTCCGTATAGCCTTGCTCGTTATTTCCCAGTTGTACTTCCCGCATGGTAAAATGATGGAGGCTATCTGTACCGGCGTCCTTTACAAATACATAGGATTTGTTTTCAAAATTAATGACAGCTGTTTCCGGCAGGGCTTTTACCTGCGCTTTGCCGGTTTCAATCATCGCCTGCAGGTAGGCGCCGGGGAGTAACTGTGCATCCTCTTTATCCAGGTGGCAATGCACCCTGACAGTGCGCTCCGCGCTGATTTCACGGCCTATAAGATGCACGGTGGCAGTACGTTCTGTAGATTCATTCGCCAGGGTAAACCTGACGGGCTGTCCTATTTTTAATTTTGGAACATCCTTTTCAAACACGGTCAGCTCCGCATGTAAATGCTCCGTATTTACAATTCTGAAAAGGATGTCTGCCGGATTGACGAACTGTCCCAGGTTGACATTCACCTGTGTCACATATCCGCTGATAGGCGCATAGATATTGACAGATCGTTGCATGTTACCTTTTTCAAGGGAAGGGATATTGATATTCAGTAAAGACAATTTCTCGCGGAGTCCTTTCTCTTTCGCTTGTAAGGATTGAAAAGAAGCCTTAGCCAGTTGCACCGTTTTTAAGGCATTTACATTTTCACGCGATAATTCCTGCTGCCGCTCATACTCCACGGTGGCATATTCCAGCTGACTTTTTATATCGAGATAATCCTGTTGCAGTTGGATATAGTCGAGGTTCTCCATAACCGCAATTACCTGTCCCTGTTTTACAGCCATGCCCTGGAGCAAAGTCGTGTTTTTGATGAAGCCGCCCATTGGTACAGATACGCTCACCAGCTGTTGTGGTGGTACATCCAGGAAGCCATTCACTTTTATGGCGCCACTGATCTGCCGTGGCTCCGGTACGCCATAAGTGATTCCCGCCATTTTGAATTGTGCAGGGGTAAGCTCCACGGTATTCGTCGCTTCTTCCCCATGGTCATGGGCTTCCTCTTTACCAGGTACTGATTGGCTGCCACAGGACACAAAGGCCACCGAAAAACAGAGCAGTATAACGGAAAGGGATATATGTTTATTGATGAATTGCATGATAATAATTTTTTAAAGTTGATGACCTGCGAGATAAGCGATATATAACTCGGCCTGTCTCGCATCGGTACGTGCCGACAGATATCCCTGACGGGTAGTCATCACGTGTTCCAGGTTTAGAAAATACTCCGCATACCCGATATCACCGGTGGTAAAGGCTTTAGCGGTTTGTTGCAGCAACTGATCGGCATTTGGCAGCGCCGTTTGATGGTAATAATCCAGGCTGTTGCGTTGCTTGATATACTGCTGTACTGCTTGCTGGTATTGGCTTTGCAATTGTATCACACTATTGTCGTAGTATAATCCTGCTGCCAGCTGCTGCTGCTCTTCTGCTCTTACCCTGGCTTTCATGGGGCCCAGCCATACGGGTATAGCCAGTCCTACATGAAATCCCTGGAAGCGGTTACTGTTGGTCGCCAACGGCATTCCTGAAGCATTGAGCGCACTGCCAATGAGTGACTGGTTAAAATACCCCAGGGTAATGTCTGGCAGTATGGAAGCACTGAATACCTTTTTCTGTTTTTCCGCAATGGTTACCTGTTGCTTGAAATAACGCAGCCGGGGATTGTTTTCCACCGCGAGCGAATCATTTGCCAGGACGGTGTTACCTACCGGGATCTCTGTGGTTACAATAGTTATAGCCGTATCACTTCCCGTCAATGCCTGTAAGCGCGACATAAAGATCTGCTGGTCTGCATCGTTCTGACGCAACTGGTTCCGGACGTCCTGTAATCTTCCTTCGGCAGCTGTTTTCTCCAGCAACCGGCTTTCACCAGTCTTGTACCGCAGGTCCGCACTACGGGCAAAGCTGGTAAACAGGCTGTCCTGCTGCATCAGCAGGCCGTGTAACTCGTGTTGATATAGTAGCTGTACATACACCTGCTTCACCTGGTAAACCAGTTCCTGCTGTGTGGTTGCTTTTTCCCACACGGCTTTTTCCACCTGTGCTTCATTCAATGCTTTTTTTGCACCAAATACCGAAGGGAAAGGAATGGTTTGCGTGATGCTATAGTTGTTGTCATTTTTTATGTAGCTGTTTACCTGCCCATATTGCAGGCCCAGCTGCATTTTGGGTAGCTCCGCGCTGGTTTTGGTAATATCACGGTAATAGGCCACGGAAGCGTCGGCCGATTTCAATCCTTTATTTTGTTGCAGCGCCAATTGCACTGCCTGTTCCATTGTCAGTGGCTGCGATTGCGATTGCGCGAAAGCAGCGAAAGGACATAACAGCCATATTATGATGGTACGTAATTTCATGCGTTGCGTTTTTTGAAAGCATTTTCAAAGTAGATATATAAACAGGGCAACACCAGCAGCGTGAGTAAAGTGGATGTTATTAATCCACCTATCACAACGGTAGCCAGCGGGCGTTGTACCTCTGCACCTGCGCTGTAGGCAAGCGCCATCGGCAGAAAGCCCAATGAAGCCACGAGGGCTGTCATTAACACAGGGCGTAAGCGTATAGCCGTTCCCTTTAGTACAATATTATTCAGGTCTGTTTCCCCTTCCGCCTTCAGGCGGTTGAATTCTCCAATCAGCACCATACCATTCAACACGGCCACGCCAAACAAAGCAATGAAGCCTACGCCTGCGGAGATACTGAAAGGCATTCCACGAAGCAGCAGCGCAAACACCCCGCCTATGGCGGCCATGGGAATAGCCGTGAAGATGAGCAACGACTGCTTTACGGAATGAAAAGTGAAGTACAGCAATACAAAAATGAGCAGTAGCGCAACAGGCACGGCAATGGCTAAACGTGCATTTGCTTCACGGAGGTTTTCAAATTGCCCGCCGTAACGGATAAAATAACCCGTGGGTAGTTTTACTTCTTTATCAATAGCCGCTTCAATGTCTTTTACCACACTGGCAATGTCGCGCCCACGTACGTTGAAGCCCACAATGATGCGGCGTTTGGCGTCTTCCCGTTGCACCTGGTTTGGTCCCGTGCTCATTTCTACTTTGGCCAGTTGTTGTAATGGTACCTGGTTTCCCGATGGTGTAGTGATGTAAAGGTTTTGTACATCCGTGATATCCCGGCGGTTCTGCTGATCCAGTCTTACCACGAGATCAAAACGCTTCTCTCCTTCATATACAAGGCCGGCACTTTGCCCTGCGAAAGCCGTATTGATAGCCTGGTTGATGGTAGCAATATCCAATCCGTACTGGGCTACTTTATTCCGGTCTGCCGATACTACGATCTGCTGCAACCCGCCGGTTTGTTCTACATATAAGTCGCGGGCGCCATCTGTACGATTTACGATACCGCCTAT
The Chitinophaga sp. MM2321 DNA segment above includes these coding regions:
- a CDS encoding DUF763 domain-containing protein, with the translated sequence MPSYADLPLHYGHVPPWLAKRMSLLGGAIVEAIVTDYGKGEVVRRLSDPCWFQALGCVLGMDWHSSGITTSVMGALKKALNPRSGELGIYICGGKGRHSRQTPAELMAIAERTGLPGEQLVRSSKLTAKVDNTAIQDGFQLYLHSFILSDEGEWAVVQQGMNDASSMARRYHWHSSAFQSFTEAPHTFIYGHNQGLILNLTDLHADQTKAGIMQVLKEKPAHLLPEIRHLLMPSHHDVRAENVNLKRLGSVLALAHDTNPANFEALLMLEGVGPRTLQSLTLVSEVIHGTPSRFEDPARFSFAHGGKDGHPFPVPIKVYDETIHTLREALDKARIGQSDKQDAIKKLSRLAMQIEKDFEPNANFDKVIEQERRNSWQYGGRTVFGKATKPKGGEQLELF
- the nfi gene encoding deoxyribonuclease V (cleaves DNA at apurinic or apyrimidinic sites), with translation MINYNELSVPEATILQKEMRDKVIIQPYNGPVNYIAGADISFNKFSTTVYAGIVLLRFPELTPVGYSLVKKEVTFPYVPGFLAFREVPALLDAWEQLPQKPDVLVVDGHGIAHPRRMGIASHFGVLTNHPTIGSAKKKLFGAYEEPGPNRGDYTPLTDKQGMVMGSVLRSKQKVKPIFVSPGHLMDVAGSLQLILQCVQRYRLPEPTRLAHNAVNQFRLGTLPEGYSEAS
- a CDS encoding efflux RND transporter periplasmic adaptor subunit yields the protein MQFINKHISLSVILLCFSVAFVSCGSQSVPGKEEAHDHGEEATNTVELTPAQFKMAGITYGVPEPRQISGAIKVNGFLDVPPQQLVSVSVPMGGFIKNTTLLQGMAVKQGQVIAVMENLDYIQLQQDYLDIKSQLEYATVEYERQQELSRENVNALKTVQLAKASFQSLQAKEKGLREKLSLLNINIPSLEKGNMQRSVNIYAPISGYVTQVNVNLGQFVNPADILFRIVNTEHLHAELTVFEKDVPKLKIGQPVRFTLANESTERTATVHLIGREISAERTVRVHCHLDKEDAQLLPGAYLQAMIETGKAQVKALPETAVINFENKSYVFVKDAGTDSLHHFTMREVQLGNNEQGYTEVIFRDDIPDKTVVITGAYDLLAKMKNSGEHEGH
- a CDS encoding TolC family protein, with the protein product MKLRTIIIWLLCPFAAFAQSQSQPLTMEQAVQLALQQNKGLKSADASVAYYRDITKTSAELPKMQLGLQYGQVNSYIKNDNNYSITQTIPFPSVFGAKKALNEAQVEKAVWEKATTQQELVYQVKQVYVQLLYQHELHGLLMQQDSLFTSFARSADLRYKTGESRLLEKTAAEGRLQDVRNQLRQNDADQQIFMSRLQALTGSDTAITIVTTEIPVGNTVLANDSLAVENNPRLRYFKQQVTIAEKQKKVFSASILPDITLGYFNQSLIGSALNASGMPLATNSNRFQGFHVGLAIPVWLGPMKARVRAEEQQQLAAGLYYDNSVIQLQSQYQQAVQQYIKQRNSLDYYHQTALPNADQLLQQTAKAFTTGDIGYAEYFLNLEHVMTTRQGYLSARTDARQAELYIAYLAGHQL